One segment of Panicum virgatum strain AP13 chromosome 1K, P.virgatum_v5, whole genome shotgun sequence DNA contains the following:
- the LOC120698498 gene encoding uncharacterized protein LOC120698498, translated as MEAKRERPQSTREKAAAAAAVISLVLGDGDLLGEIFLRLALPSSLVRAALVCKRWLRAASDPAFLRRFRDLHPPRLVGCYLSIRTLHRDWRVEFVPVPPQPTVVDAVRRTSSSSGTDDTLSTHIVDCRNGWVVTRLYHGGHSAQGAISLLRPGRAHF; from the coding sequence ATGGAGGCGAAGAGGGAGAGGCCGCAATCCACCCGGGAgaaggccgcggcggcagcggccgtgATCTCGCTGgtgctcggcgacggcgacctccTCGGCGAGATCTTCCTCCGCCTCGCGCTCCCCTCCAGCCTCGTCCGCGCCGCCCTCGTCTGCAAGCGCTGGCTCCGCGCGGCATCCGACCCCGCCTTCCTCCGCCGCTTCCGCGACCTCCACCCGCCTCGCCTCGTTGGCTGCTACCTCAGCATCAGGACGCTGCATCGAGATTGGCGTGTTGAATTCGTTCCGGTGCCGCCTCAGCCCACGGTGGTCGACGCAGTCCGCCGCACGAGCTCCAGCTCGGGCACCGACGACACCCTATCCACACACATTGTGGACTGCCGAAATGGCTGGGTCGTCACCAGATTGTACCACGGTGGTCACTCCGCGCAGGGAGCGATCAGCCTGCTTCGTCCCGGGAGAG